ATTAAAATAGCATTGAGGATTACCTCTGCAACATCTAACATATTTATGGTTTCATAATAATAAGACAATCCTTCTTCGTCTAGAGATATTCCTTCCTTTCTTAGCTCTTTAATTTCTGTTAAACCTTTTTTAATATCATCCTCAATTCTTACTAAAAATCCATATTGAGAAATTATATCTTTTATCTTCTTTCTTGCTATTTTAGCAGGAATACCCTTTGAAGGGATTTCTTCTTCAAGATCAGAGATTTCTATAAATTCTACCTTTTCCGCATAATCTATAGCTCTTTCTCCTGCAATTTTCCCAAATACTTGGGTATCTAAGAGGGAATTTCCACCCGGACGATTGGCACCATGCTGTCCTCCTGCACATTCTCCTACTGCAAATAGCCCTTTTAAATTCGTACTTGCATTCTCTTTTATCTTTACTCCGCCTTGAAAGTGTTGAAGGGCATTTTGGATGGGAAGTAGATCCTTTGAAAGATCTATATTATAATTTTTTAGCCATTCAATAATTTGAGGATTAATAATTTTTAATCTTTCATATGGAAGAGTATCTCTAAAAACTTCTTTTCCTATTTTCTCACTCCATTTTAAAATTTCTTCAGGAATATTTTCATAAGATAAATAGGAAGGATTCTCCATAAAATTCATGAATACCTTATGCCCTTTTTGAATATGAAAATAAATAGCAAGATCTATTACCTTTGTTGGAGATTCAAAAGAAACAGGCCAATGGGCACCTTTCTTAAACTCTAGAACACAAAGATTTTTCTTATCGTCTTCAGAAAGATAATCTAATAAGAACTCTCTTCCCTTTTCATCAACAATTTTTGGCAAAGCTCTAAACATACTTCCTGATTCTGCAAAAAGAATATTAGGATGGCATATGCCAATCTGCATAAACTCCATATTTACAAGCTCAGCTCCAGCTCTCAATGCCATTGCATAGCCATCTCCTGTCATCTCAGAAGTAAAGACATTTTGATAGTATAGTTCTCCTGCACCGCCAGTAGCTAAAATAAATGCCCTACCTTGAATAATAAATCTTTCTTGAGTATTAATATCTATAGCCTTTGCGCCTATAACTCTATCTTCTTTTAAAATAAAATCATAAACCATTAAATTTTCATAAATCTCAATCTTTGTTTCTTTTAATCTTCTTATTAATGCCTTGGAAATTTCTATAGAAGTATTTGGTCCCACATAACAGGCTCTGGGAAATTCAGATCCATCGGTAAGAAACTGGTCGATTCTTCCATCAGAGGTTTTTACAAAGGGAACTCCAAGGGATATCAGATAGTTAATTGCAGATTCACTATTTTTAGCTAAAATTTCTGCTAAATTATAATCAGAGACTTCACCTCCGATTCTATAAATATCCATAGCATGATAGAGATAATTTTTCTCCAGAGGCAAAGTATAGGATAAGGTAGCATGAAAAGCCATTCTATCGGAAAAGGCATTTGCAGTAACCCCACCTAGACCAATAGGTTTTTTAGATATAAGAACAGTTTTTAAATTAGGATTTTTCTCATAAGCAGAAAGAGCAGATCGAAGTCCCGCCCCTCCTGCTCCAATTACTATTACATCTCCCTTAATCCTTTTCATATTTTAACTCTCACTCCTTCCTCAGAAGATGTGTATCCTGCATAAATTACCTTTACAGTATCCTTTGCCAACTCAAAATCAGAAATAGGATCTCTATCATATAAAACACACTCTACAAAATCTCTCATCTCTTGGGGATAGCCTCTTATCCAATCCTCATCAGGAAAAGGGAAGTTCCATCCTCCTTTTGTCTCAATTTTTTCTGCAATATACTCATCACCCCAGATTTCAGAGGAGGGAGCGTAGGCTAATATGGTATTATTGGGAGTTATATTTCCGTAAAGAACTCCTTTGGAAGTAAAAACTTGTACAAGATTTTTTACTCCTCCAAGACTGGTATCACAAGAGAAAATTGCTCCCTTTGATCCATCTTCAAAGGTTATAATTAAGCAAGACCAATCCTCCTTCTCCTACTATATATAAGAAGGCTTCCTCCACTAATTGTTTCTTAAAATATTTCTCCATTTTCTGAAGAAAGGATTCTTATAGTTAAATCTATATAAAGCTTCCTCTATGCCAAGGAACGAGTATGTTAATAGGCTTTAAAAAGAAGAATATACAATTTCTTTGTATATTATAAAATTTGTTAATTTGTGTCAATATCTAATTTTTTCTAAATTTTCTCAACTATTTCATGGATCATTGGAAATAAGTTATTCCAAAAAGAGGGAGGATTTATTTTAAACTCCATAATTTCCTTTTTTATAGGATGTTCTAACTTTAGTTTAAAACAATGTAAAGCTATATAATCTTTTATAAATTTTCTCTTTGCATTGTATTTTTTATCTCCTAATATAGGATGACCTATATGAGAAAGCTGAACTCTTAACTGATGTTTTCTTCCTGTTTGTGGCAAAAGTAATACTAAACTAAGATTCTTAAATCTATTAAGAACTTTATAATAAGTTAAAGCCTCTTTGCTTTGGGGTACTAGATTATCAAAAATCTGAGTTTTATGTTTATTTTCATCCCAAGAAAGCCAATTTCTTAATTTCCCCTCTTCCTTTGCTATATTTCCTTCGCAAATAGCAAGATAAATTTTTTCTATTTTACGTTCCCTAAAGGATTCTGAAAGCCTTTTTGCAGATTTTGAAGTGCGAGCAAAAACAACGATTCCAGAAGTTACTCTATCTAAGCGATGAACAATCCCCAAAAATACATTTCCAGGCTTTTTATACTTTTCTTTGATATATCTTTTTGCAACTTCAATAAGAGTGGTTCTCTTTGTTGAATCTCCTTGTACTAAAATACCAGGCAATTTTTCCACTACCAAAAGATGGTTGTCTTCATAAATTATTCTTAGCTTAAAATCTAAAATTTCTGCCATTTCAATACTTCTGATAGCTCTTTTTTCTTTGGTCTTTGAGGAATTTCCTTGGGATATCCTACTGCTAATATAACCATAAGTTCTAAATTGTCTGGACAATTTACTAATTTTTTAACTTCTTCGGAATGAGGTTTTTTATATGAATTTATCCAGCAAGTTCCGAGACCATAGGCTTGAGCAGATATTATTATATTTTCCGCTGCTGCACAGGCATCTTCTAAAGCAAGCTCTGCATCTTTCTCACAAAAAATAAGAATTCCTGCTCCTGCCTCCTTTAGGAATCTTCCGTAAGTACAAATTTCTGCTAGTTTATCTTTTAACTCTTTATCAGTAACCACTAGAAAGGTCCATGGTTGTTTGTTATATCCCGAAGGTGCAAGTCTTGCACAGTCAATAAGGTCCTCTAGAATTTCTTTGGGAATCTCTTTGTCTAAATAACTTCTTATGCTAACTCTTGATTTAATAACATTTATCACTTCTTTCATAAAAACCTCCTTTTAAGATATTTTATTTCTTTAATACTTGATATATACCACATTTTAAATATAAGGATTCTGGATGGGATAAAAGAATAGGATGATCCTTTGCTTGATATCTAAAATCTATTAGTCTTAATATTCTATTAGCATCATAGCCTGCAGATTCAATTATATTTTGAAATATTTCTAGAGTTACATGCTGAGAACAAGAGCAAGTAATTAAAAATCCTCCATCTCTAATTATCTTCATGGCTCTTAGGTTTATTTCTTTATATCCTCTTATAGCATTTTCTAAATCTTTCTGGGATTTTGCAAAAGCAGGAGGATCAAGGATAACTACATCAAAAAACCTCCCTTCTTTTTGAAACTTTCTCAGAAGATCAAAAGCGTTTTCTTCAATAAATTCGACTTTATTTGAAAAACCGTTTATTTCTGTATTTTTCTTTGCAAGTTCTAAGGCAAAATTTGAAGAGTCTACAACTACTACTTTTTCTGCACCAAACTTTAAAGCATGAAGAGCAAAGGATCCTGTATAAGAAAAAACATCAAGAACCTCAGCACCATCCACTAATCCTCTTAAAGCAAGTCTATTTTCTCTTTGATCTAAGAAATATCCTGTTTTTTGTCCCTTTTCTATATCTACAATTATCTTTAATCCATTTTCTTCTATTTCTACTTGGGTATCAAAATTTCCTTTTAGAAATCCTTTTGTTTGAGGAAGTCCTTCCAATTCTCTTACAGGTACATCATTTCTTTCATATATTCCCCTAGGTTGAAAGAGTTCATCAAGAACTTCTACTATTGTTTCTTTAAATCTATCTATACCCAGGGAGAGAGTTTGAATTACTAGGACATCTTCAAATTTATCTACAATAAGACCAGGAATAAAATCTGCTTCCGCAAAAACTACTCTACAGGATCGAGTATCTACTAATTTTTTTCTATATTCCCATGCCTGAAGAATCCTATTTTTAAAAAAGTCCTTATCTATCTCTTCCTCTTTTCTTGATAATACCCTTACTCTTATTTTAGAATGAGGATTAATATATCCTTTCCCTAAAAAACTTTTACTGAAATCATAAATATCCACAATGTCTCCAGGAGAAATTTTTCCTTCAATTTTTAAAATTTCATTATCATAAATCCAAGGACTTCCACGAACAATTTTTTTGTGAATATTTCTTTTTAAAATAACTTTTGTTCTTTCTTTCATGTTTTAGAATTATATTTTCCACTAATTAAGTTTGATTATAACATTTAATTGCCACTCTCAAGAATAGAAATTTTATAATTTTTATGCTATTATTTGAGCTATGAAGTTCTTAGTTACTGGGGGCGCTGGTTTTATTGGATCCCACATTGTGGAAGAGCTGGTGAAAGAAGGGGGAAAGGTTATTGTTCTTGATAACCTTTCAACGGGAAAAGAAGAAAACTTAAATTTCATAAGGAACAAGATTATCTTTATAAAGGGCGATATAAGAGATTTAGAATTACTTTTATCCATTACAAAAAATGTTGATTATATATTCCATGAGGCTGCGCTAACTTCTGTTGTTGAATCTATAGAAAATCCAGAAAAATGTAATGAAGTAAATATAACAGGAACTTTAAGGGTATTTATAGCTGGATTGAAAAATCAAGTTAAGAGAATAATATATGCCTCTTCTTCAGCAGTATATGGAAATGACCCTATAACTCCTAAAAAAGAAGATATGAAATTAGAACCTATTTCTCCCTATGCCATAAGTAAATACGTGGGAGAACTTTATATGAAATTTTTCTATGAAATTTATAAGTTAGAAATAGTCTCTCTAAGGTATTTTAATGTATATGGACCAAGACAAGATCCAAACTCTCCCTATTCTGCAGTGATTCCTAAGTTTATAACTTCTCTTCTTAAAAAGGAACCCCCTACTATATATGGAGATGGAGAACAAACCAGAGACTTTATATTTGTAGAAGACGTGGTCTCTGCAAATATTCAAGCAATAAGAGGAAAAGGAATAGAGGGAAAAATATTTAATATCTCAAGTGGTAAAAGAATAAGTATTAAGGAACTTTTTCTTAAACTAAAGGAACTTATAAAAGTAGATGTGGAACCTATATATGCTCCTGAAAGGAGAGGAGAAGTAAGAGATTCCATGGGGGATATAACTTTAGCTAAAAAGCATCTTTCATGGACTCCTAAATTTTCTTTAGATGAGGGACTTAAAAAGACTATAGAGTGGTATAGAAAAATTATTTGAAATGCAATTAGGAGGTGTATTTTATGGTTTTTTTTGATTTACCCCTTTCTGAATTATGGAAGTATATGCCCGAAAGAGAAGAACCAAAAGACTTTGATAAATTTTGGATGGAAACTTTAGAAGAGTCTCACAAATTTTCCCTCGATCCTATTTTTGAAAAAGTAGATTTTGGACTTGAACTTGTGGATACTTATGATGTTACATTTTCTGGATATAAAGGACAAAGAATAAAAGGTTGGCTTATTCTTCCAAAGGAAAGAAAAAATAAAATTCCTGGAATTGTAGAGTATATTGGATATGGTGGGGGAAGAGGTTTTCCCACAGATTTTTTACTTTGGGCTAACTTAGGTATTGCCCATTTAGTAATGGATACAAGAGGACAAGGAAGTTCTTGGAGCCCTGGAGATACTCCTGATTATGATGATTCTCCCTTTGACCCCCAGTATTCTGGATTTATGACCCGAGGAATTCTCGATCCTAAAAAATACTACTACAGAAGAGTCTTTACTGACGCAGTAAGAGCAGTGGAAACTTTAATTGCATTCCCTGATGTTGATGAATCTAAAATTGGAATTACTGGAGGTAGTCAGGGGGGAGGGATCACTTTAGCTGTAGCAGGGCTTGCTTCCTATTTAAATATGGATATAAAAATCGCTATGCCTGATGTTCCCTTTCTTTGTCATTTTAGAAGAGCATTGGAAATAACCGATGGATATCCCTATCAAGAGATAGGTCAATATTTAAAAATCCATAGAAATCATGTAGATCAAGTTTTCAAAACTTTATCCTATTTTGATGGACTTAATTTTGCAGTAAGAGCAAAATCAAGAGCTCTTTTTT
This genomic window from Dictyoglomus sp. contains:
- a CDS encoding SDR family oxidoreductase, coding for MKFLVTGGAGFIGSHIVEELVKEGGKVIVLDNLSTGKEENLNFIRNKIIFIKGDIRDLELLLSITKNVDYIFHEAALTSVVESIENPEKCNEVNITGTLRVFIAGLKNQVKRIIYASSSAVYGNDPITPKKEDMKLEPISPYAISKYVGELYMKFFYEIYKLEIVSLRYFNVYGPRQDPNSPYSAVIPKFITSLLKKEPPTIYGDGEQTRDFIFVEDVVSANIQAIRGKGIEGKIFNISSGKRISIKELFLKLKELIKVDVEPIYAPERRGEVRDSMGDITLAKKHLSWTPKFSLDEGLKKTIEWYRKII
- a CDS encoding nitroreductase family protein; the protein is MKEVINVIKSRVSIRSYLDKEIPKEILEDLIDCARLAPSGYNKQPWTFLVVTDKELKDKLAEICTYGRFLKEAGAGILIFCEKDAELALEDACAAAENIIISAQAYGLGTCWINSYKKPHSEEVKKLVNCPDNLELMVILAVGYPKEIPQRPKKKELSEVLKWQKF
- a CDS encoding class I SAM-dependent rRNA methyltransferase: MKERTKVILKRNIHKKIVRGSPWIYDNEILKIEGKISPGDIVDIYDFSKSFLGKGYINPHSKIRVRVLSRKEEEIDKDFFKNRILQAWEYRKKLVDTRSCRVVFAEADFIPGLIVDKFEDVLVIQTLSLGIDRFKETIVEVLDELFQPRGIYERNDVPVRELEGLPQTKGFLKGNFDTQVEIEENGLKIIVDIEKGQKTGYFLDQRENRLALRGLVDGAEVLDVFSYTGSFALHALKFGAEKVVVVDSSNFALELAKKNTEINGFSNKVEFIEENAFDLLRKFQKEGRFFDVVILDPPAFAKSQKDLENAIRGYKEINLRAMKIIRDGGFLITCSCSQHVTLEIFQNIIESAGYDANRILRLIDFRYQAKDHPILLSHPESLYLKCGIYQVLKK
- a CDS encoding RluA family pseudouridine synthase, whose protein sequence is MAEILDFKLRIIYEDNHLLVVEKLPGILVQGDSTKRTTLIEVAKRYIKEKYKKPGNVFLGIVHRLDRVTSGIVVFARTSKSAKRLSESFRERKIEKIYLAICEGNIAKEEGKLRNWLSWDENKHKTQIFDNLVPQSKEALTYYKVLNRFKNLSLVLLLPQTGRKHQLRVQLSHIGHPILGDKKYNAKRKFIKDYIALHCFKLKLEHPIKKEIMEFKINPPSFWNNLFPMIHEIVEKI
- a CDS encoding Gfo/Idh/MocA family oxidoreductase; translation: METKGGWNFPFPDEDWIRGYPQEMRDFVECVLYDRDPISDFELAKDTVKVIYAGYTSSEEGVRVKI
- a CDS encoding FAD-binding protein; this translates as MKRIKGDVIVIGAGGAGLRSALSAYEKNPNLKTVLISKKPIGLGGVTANAFSDRMAFHATLSYTLPLEKNYLYHAMDIYRIGGEVSDYNLAEILAKNSESAINYLISLGVPFVKTSDGRIDQFLTDGSEFPRACYVGPNTSIEISKALIRRLKETKIEIYENLMVYDFILKEDRVIGAKAIDINTQERFIIQGRAFILATGGAGELYYQNVFTSEMTGDGYAMALRAGAELVNMEFMQIGICHPNILFAESGSMFRALPKIVDEKGREFLLDYLSEDDKKNLCVLEFKKGAHWPVSFESPTKVIDLAIYFHIQKGHKVFMNFMENPSYLSYENIPEEILKWSEKIGKEVFRDTLPYERLKIINPQIIEWLKNYNIDLSKDLLPIQNALQHFQGGVKIKENASTNLKGLFAVGECAGGQHGANRPGGNSLLDTQVFGKIAGERAIDYAEKVEFIEISDLEEEIPSKGIPAKIARKKIKDIISQYGFLVRIEDDIKKGLTEIKELRKEGISLDEEGLSYYYETINMLDVAEVILNAILIRDESRGPHLRFKRFEPPVMEFLPKNPNWNKYIVFYKKDNQLKFEIREPVRPREEYES
- a CDS encoding acetylxylan esterase gives rise to the protein MVFFDLPLSELWKYMPEREEPKDFDKFWMETLEESHKFSLDPIFEKVDFGLELVDTYDVTFSGYKGQRIKGWLILPKERKNKIPGIVEYIGYGGGRGFPTDFLLWANLGIAHLVMDTRGQGSSWSPGDTPDYDDSPFDPQYSGFMTRGILDPKKYYYRRVFTDAVRAVETLIAFPDVDESKIGITGGSQGGGITLAVAGLASYLNMDIKIAMPDVPFLCHFRRALEITDGYPYQEIGQYLKIHRNHVDQVFKTLSYFDGLNFAVRAKSRALFSVALMDMICPPSTIFAVYNYYKGEKEIKIYPFNGHEGGGSFHTLEKIKFVKRYLK